In Roseibium algicola, the DNA window ACCTTCGGTGAAGTCACCCGCGGTGACTTCGCCCTTCCGGTATTTTTCTATGACCACAGCACGCCGGCCCTGATCGGAAGGATCGGATGCTCTCGGCGTGATCAGGTCGGACGGATTGTCGACCATTGCCGCCAGGTTCGCTTGGCTGGCACATCCGAAGTTCTCGTAGTTGAAGTTTTCGCCGAAGCCACCACCGATGTTTTTCGGCCAGGCCCCACACTCGCCCGCAGTCGCCTGCATGCGCGCATAGGACAGGCGGATCGGCGCATCCGCTCCGGGATCACCCACCGAGTAGGTTCGGGTGCTGATCCTGTTCCTTGAAACGCCCCCGCGCTGCAATGCCTGACGGATCTTTGGCGTGATGGAATGAACCGCTGCCTCGTTGGCCCCACCAGACGGCACCAGGATCTCGACGGATCCATCGCCCTTTTGCCGGGACTGCTGGCCAAAGGCGGCAATGGTGCTTTCGATCGGCCCGTTGATGTTACGCGTGTTGCGTCCAACAGGGAGATCCAGCGTTTCCGGCTCTTCGGTGATCACGATCGGGTGCATCAGCCTGTAGTCGTGAGACGCCAGAAGCTGGCTCTGCGACTGGTTCTGGCAGCCGGCTGCGATCAGGCACCCAAAGACCACAAGTGCGGTTTGCGAGAGCGTCTTGCTGCGGACCGTGTTTGACATGTTCATCCGTCCGTTCTCACTTGTAGATAAAGCCAACCTGACCGTGATAGATGCCTTCGGCGGCGGCTCCGGTCGGGTTGTAGATCTTGTTCAGCCGGTTCAGGAAAATCGTCTCGGCATCCGACGGCGCCATCAGGTTCTTGTCCGGGCGCTGCAGCTTGCTGACCGCAACCGGCTGAACCACATAGGGCGTCACGAAGACCGCCAGTTCCGTCTGCTCACGCAGGAAGTCGCGGCTCTTGAACAGCGCGCCCAGGATCGGGATCTGCATCAGACCCGGGACACCTTCGATCGCCTGCTGATAGGATTCCTGCAGAAGACCGGCCATCACCAGCGTGCCGCCGGACGGCAGTTCCATGGTTGATTCCGCACGGCGTACCTTCAAGGCGGAAATGGTGATCCCACCTGCGGAGACCGCGCCATCGTTGCTCAGTTCGCTGACTTCGGTCTTCACGCGCAGACTGATCCGACCTTCGGACAGAACCACGGGTGTAAAGTCGAGACCAACACCGAACTTCTTGAACTCGACGCTGATCTCGCCATCCTGCTGGGAAATCGGGATCGGGAATTCGCCACCTGCGAGGAAACTTGCGTTTTCGCCGGAAATTGCCGTCAGGGTCGGTTCAGCCAGTGTGCGGATAACCCCTTCGCGTTGCAGGGCTTCCACCTGTGCGGTGATGCTCGTCGCTCCCGCAGACAACTGCGTACCGCCAACTGCCTGGTTCACGATGGAAGGGTTCACGGTAAAGTTCGGCAGGCTGGACATGAAGGGCGTGAAATTGCCAACGCCGATCGTGCCCTGGAACTGGACTCCGAGCTGCTTGATGATCGAGCGCTCGACTTCCGCGACCGTGACCTTCAGGTGAACCTGATCCTTGCCGGCGACGGAAATCAGGTTGATGACTTCGCTTGCGCCCTTGGCACCTTGAAATTTCGCCGCGATATCCGCTGCCTGCTGGGCTTCCAGCGTGCTTTTGGTCGTCCCGCTGAGCACAACACTGCCGTTGATCGATTCTGCGGAAATGTTGGAACCGGGAATAAGCTTCCGGATGATCCGGGTAATATCGGACGTATCCTTTTCGACACGGACGTCGAAGCTGGCCAGCTCCCGGCCGCTGCGACTGAAAAGAACCAGTCGAGACTGACCCGCGGTATTGCCGATCACGAAGATGCGGCGCGGTGTTCTGAGGACGGCATCCGCGATTTCCGGGTTGGAAACCAGCACATCGGCTGCGTCTTCCGCGAGATTGACCACCACCGACCGGCCGACCCCAACGTTCAGGATGCGGCCCGTTGCCCGTTCACCGGCGGCGATATGGACCTGGCTCGGGAAGTTGCCTTCCGCCTGTGCTGCCGGAGCCGACACGCCCATCAGTCCTCCGAGCAAAACAGCCGTGGCAGCCAGCTTGTGAAGATAGTTTTTCATCGCGCCCCTCTTGCTGGACGTTCTGTTTTCAACCGGGCTCATTGCGCACCTGCCTGGCTCGTCACGCCATATTTCACGTAGCTGACACCTCGGCGGCGACCGCCCTCATCGTCCGCGTCATCTGCGGAATCCTGGGCACTGCGCAAGGCAAGCGCGATTGTGCCGATCTGCTGCGACTGAGCGACCACCTCGGACTGAGGCAGGGTCAGTTCCAGTGTGGCCGTGCGCTTTGGTGACAGGTTCTTTTGGTCCTGCTCGCCTGCGGTCGTACTGTCGATTGCCAGGACGCGGACGTTTTCCAGGATCGTTTCGCTGAGAGCGCCCGTATCCGACTTGCGGGTCAGGATCAGGTCGACCTTGTCGCCCGGCAGAATGAAACCGCCTGCCGTTGTTTCCGCTTCCACACTGACGGCGATTGCGCGTTTGCCTTTGGGCAGGATCGCCGCCATGAAGCCCTTGTCGGTATTAATAAGACGCTCGGGGCGAACGGGCTCACCGGCAAAAATCGGTGCCCGGGCGATTCGGCCTTCATACTCCTCGTTGGCCAGAGGCGATGCCTCTTTCGTCACGGCTCCGAAGGGAACGGCATCTTCAGGCCATTTCGCCCAGCTCATGTCGTCCGCCGTGAGTTTGGCACCGAGCGGAATATCCCTTTGGGCAACCAAAACCTGCGTTTTGGTCTGCTCGGCGGCAGGTGCCTGTACGATCTGAGGCTCTGCTGGCTTGTTGCCCGACATCATGACCATGCGGAAAGCGATGATGCCTGCCGCTACAGCAATTGCCAGGACGAAAATTCGCGCGATTTTCATGACCAAAACCCAATATTCCAATGCGCACATGCGCTGTTCCCGACTAGGATGAGGGGTAATTGGTCAAAACATGGTTAATCAGATATGGATGTTTTCGGTTAATATTCGTTAACTTTACTAAACACTTTATTAAATTGATGCATTCTGCAACGAATACTGAGCTACAACACCGTCTCACAGCTTCAAAGACACTGTTTTTGCTTGTCAGAAACGCGGGCAGACAAATTGGATAACGGCGCCCTGAAGCAGAAAAATCCGTTCGCCGGCTAGCATTTGCCAACCAGGGGCAAATGGCTCACCTCAAAGTGATGATCCATACCGGGAATCGAACACCCACGGGTCATCGGCCAGGCGCGATTCGACCCGCCTGCCAAAGCCCATCAGGACAAGACCTCAACGAATGAGGTCGAACCAATAAGTGGAGGAATATACCTGAAGACCGGCAATCGCGATTGCGATGCCATAGGGGATGCCGCTTTTGCTGTCGTGCAGACGAGCGAACCATTCCTGCCGATAAAGCACGGAAGGCACCACCGCATTCTGCCGCAAGGCCAAAAGCCCCAGTGTCAGAAACATGCCGTAGACAGCAACAAAGAGAACGAACATCAGCAGTTCGTGCGAAAAACCAATCCAGAGCGCAATCGCACTGATGAACTTGACATCGCCTCCGCCCATCCATCCGAACGCGAAGAACAGGAAACAAGGGGCAAAAACGACCGCAAAGGCGAGTGCATGCATTCCCCAGGCTTGCAACGGCAAGCCTGTCGCGACCGCCAGGATGGCAAATCCTGCAATCAGCAGCAGGGAAACCCGGTTCTGGATAGTCATTGTCAGCAGATCGGATGCGCCGCCAAAGGCGACCAGCATCGGAAAAATGACGAGAATTGCGGCCTGAACCATGGAACATTCGTCTCGTTGAAAACCTGATCCCTCAAGGCTAGGGGGCAGAGGTTAACATTTCGCGGAAGTACGGCCCGGCAGAACAAAAAACGGGCGGAAAAACCGCCCGTTCTTGTTCAACCTGTTTGGCAGCTTGAGCCGCCAGACGACGCTTAGGAAGCGATGTCGGTAGCTGCAACGCCGAGCTGTGTCTGAATGCGGGTGAAGATCGCGCTCAGGGACGTACCGGTTGCTGCCAGTGCGCCGATGATGACGATGGACAGCAGGCCAGCGATGAGGCCGTATTCGATTGCAGTTGCGCCAGATTCGTCTTTTACGAAACGGTTGATAAGAGATTTCATGTGTTTTGCTCCAAGTACCACTGAATTGACAGCTTCAAGTCCGTCGGATCTTTTGTGTCCGATTGGACATAGGCTCACCCTAGGACAGAGAGCTTTCCAAGCAGTTAAATTTACCATCCCAGACAAAAAGAATGCTGGCAATTATCACTATAGTTAACAAGACGTATAGATAAAAATTCGTTAATACGATCAAAAAACTTTAATATAAACACGTGTAATTCGATCTCATATAGAATTATCTACACACTTGTACGATTTGTCCAGTTTGTTTCTTAGTTTTTATTTTGGGATTGATCAGCCTTATACGCTAATTCCCCGAACTTCTATTTTTCTTCCCGCCTCTGAAATTTTACCGAGGGAGAAAAATATCCACGTACCCACGAATAAAGGCAAAACAAACGTAGAATTGTCCCTGAAAAAGCAAAAGAACATCCATTTACACTTCCTTCGCAGGGTCGTTAGCAGATCGTTCACCACGTTTGACGCATGATCTTCTATGGAAATGCACAATTGGAGTATCCATAGGCATGTTTGCGCAGCTAATCAGATGGACAAGCCTTTTCGCCGTTGTCTTTGGCGCGACCGTTGCGGTCGCACAGGACGGCCCTGTGCTTGTTACGGTCGATCGCGCCAAGGTCTTTCGGATCGAGGACGGCGCCGCAGCGGTTATTGTCGGCAACCCCTTTATCGCGGATGTCGCGATGTTCGATCAGAACACCGTCGTCATTACCGGCAAGAGCTACGGCACAACAAACCTCGTGATCCTTGATGGTGACAACAAGCCGATCGTCGACGAAGTCATTACGGTGAAGGCGTCGGATGATGACGTCGTCTCCGTATACAGGAAGGCCTCGCGGGAATCGCTGTCCTGCAATCCGGCATGCGAACCGGTCCTGCGCCTTGGGGACTCGATTGAAGCCTTCAAGGAAACCGCAGATCAGGCAAGCGCACGCAATGATTTGGCGACCAAGGCAGCCGGCGGGCAGCAGTAACGGGTCCCCTAACGGAGTAGTCACCGAATGCGCTTGTTGAAACGGCTCCTCGTCTCGAGACGGAAAAGAGGGCGTGCGTCCTTCGGCAAGAACGACAGTGGCGCTACAGCCGTCGAATTCGCACTGATCGCCCTGCCCTTCTTTACAGTCGTTTTCGGGATCATCGAGGTGGGCCTGTCCCATTTCGTCAACCGGATGGTCGACAATGCCGTGATCAATGCGTCCCGCGAAATCCGCACCGGCCAGGCACATGATGGCGGTTATGACGCTGCCACCTTCAAGACCCGGATTTGCGGTAACCTGCCAGACTTCCTCTGTTCACTGGATCGCCTGGTGGTCGACGTCGACAAGGTCGATGCTTTTGCCTTGGCCAAATCCGCCGGCGAAAGTCTTTACGATGAAGACGGCAACCTGAAGGAAGAGTCCAACTACGAAGACGCCGGTGCGGGCGAGATCGTCGTGGTCAACGTCATCTACAGGTGGCCGATGATCACGTCGCTTCTGTCGCTCAACCTCGCCGATCATGGCAGCGAACGCTATCTCACCTCTACCTTGGTGTTTCGAAATGAACCCTGGAACTAAGATGCCTCGTCATTTCGGCCACTTCCTGCGCCGGCTTGCCGGACTGAGGAGCTTCCACGCCGACAAGCGCGCCGTGTCCGCAATCGAGTTTTCGATGATCCTGCCTTTTCTGCTGATCCTGCTGATCGGCATGGAAGAGGTCACCGGCACCTTGAACTATGACCGCAAGGTCAGCCGCATAGCCAACTCGGTCGCCGACCTTGTGGCCCAGGCGCAAACCATTACCCCTGCCGACCTGAGCGCCATGATGGCTCTGGGTGGAAAGATCCTGGATCCTTATCCGGATACCAATCTGGAAACGATTGTCGCCAGTGTAACCTTCGACGAGGACGGTGATCCCGCTGTCGACTGGAGCTATTCGTCCAAAGGCGGCAGCCCGTGGGCAGAAGGGTCGACACCGCCGATCGAACTGCCTGCCACGGTGGCCGCAGCGAACACTTCCATCGTCGTGACGCAGACCAACCTGAACTATGTGCCAACGTTCTCCGGTCTTTTTACCGAGTATTTTTCCAGGGCGTCCTCGATCGACCTGAGCGATACCTATTATCTGCGCCCGCGATTGACCGATACCGTCAAGTGCCCGGCCTGCTGAAGATAAACCCGCAACGTCTTGGAAACGGGAACTGCGGCGCCAGAACGTGTCTGTTTCACGTTACCTGATCCCGTTTCAATCGGCCGGCCACGCGCCTACGCTAACTCCCGTATTTGTAACGTCGCACATTCCGGCTAATCTGCTCCGGAATGCTGCGTCGCAATATGCACTTTTAAGTATGGGATTTTTGAACCGATGGCGACAAACAAGACTTACGATCAGATCAAGGTCGGCGATACCGCAGAAATCGTCCGCGAATGCTCCTCCAACGACCTTCTGGTTTTCGCGCACGCTTCCGGCAATCACAATCCGATACATCTGCCCGACACGGACTGGACCGGCGATGGCCTGGTCGACAAACCGGTAGCACCGGCCATGTGGGTCGGGGGGCTTGCCTCCGCGGTGCTCGGCAACATTCTTCCCGGGCCCGGCACGATCTACAAGGCGCAGTCGTTCCGCTTCCTGGGCGGAGCTGCGGTCGGCGACAAACTGCATGTCAGGGTCACGGCAACCGAAAAACGTCCGGACAACATTGTCCTGTTCGACATGTCGGTAACACGGGGAGACGGTACCCGCCTTGTTGAAGGCGTTGCCGAAGTCGCCGCGCCGACAGAGCTTATCGAATTCGATTCCAGCGACATTCCAGCGATCCTGGTGCAGCGCCACCGGCACTTCAACCGGATGATCGAACTGGCAAAGACACTGCCTGCCTTGCCGACCGCGGTGGCAGCGCCGGACGATCCCAACTCGCTGGAAGGTGCCTTGATGGCCGCCCGCGAGGGGTTGATCATGCCGATTCTGATTGGCGCGAAGAGCCGGATTGAAGCTGCAGCCAAAGAACTCGACGAAGATCTCGGTCCGTATGAGCTGATCGATATCGAAGATGAAATGGAAGCAGCCGGCCGTGCCGTTGCGCTGGTCCATGAAGGTCGGGTCAAGGCCGTGATGAAGGGCCACCTTCACACCGACCATCTTTTGCACCACGTGGTCAAACGCGATGGCGGGCTCAGAACCAAGCGGCGTATCAGCCATGTCTTCGTGATGGACATCCCGGGCCGCAAGACCCCGGTCCTGATTTCGGATGCTGCAATCAACATCACGCCCGACCTCAACACCAAGGTCGACATCACCCAGAACGCAATTGACGCCGCCCTGTCTCTAGGCCTGGAAATGCCGCGTGTCGGGGTCCTGTCCGCCATCGAAACCGTAAACCCCGCGATCCCGTCCAGTCTCGATGCGGCGGTTCTTTCCAAGATGGCCGAACGTGGGCAGATCACCGGTGCGATCGTCGACGGTCCCCTGGCAATGGACAATGCGGTCGATGTGCAGGCAGCCCGGACCAAGGGCATCACCTCGCTGGTTGCCGGACATGCAGAGGTCCTGATCGTACCGAACCTGGAATCGGGCAACATGCTCGCGAAGGAATTGACCTTTATCGCCCACGCGGAAGCGGCCGGGCTGGTGATCGGAGCGAAGGTCCCCATCATGCTGACGAGCAGAGCAGACGACAGCCGGGCCCGCCTCGCCTCCTGTGCCCTCGCCCTGCTCTACATGCACTGGCAGGCAACCGGCAATCCGGCAGGTATCCTCGACCGGGACGGCGAGTGACCATGGACCCGGTCATTCTTGTCCTTAATTCGGGCTCATCCTCGATCAAGTTCACTCTCTATTCGGGTGACACCGTTCAACTCAAGGGGCAGATTTCCGGACTGGGTGCCCAGCCGCATATCTCCCTTGCCTCACGGGTTTCCGACACAAGGGTGGACCGGCAGCTCTCGGCGGACGAAGGCAAAAGCCACGGGGCTTCTCTCGCAGCGCTCCTGCCGGTTCTGGAACAGGAACTTGCTGGACGCAGTGTCGATGCAGTAGGTCATCGGGTCGTCCACGGCGGTGTCACCCACACCGAACCGGTTCGCCTGACGGCTGAGATCCTTGAGGACCTAAAGGCGCTCGAACCACTTGCGCCCCTGCATCAGCCGCATAACCTGGCAGGGATCACTGCAGCCAGGGAAGCCTTTCCAGAGGCCATGCAGGTCGCCTGTTTCGATACCGCCTTCCATCGCAGCCACCCATGGGTCAACGATACCTTCGCCCTGCCCCGGCCTCTCTATGACGAAGGTGTACGCCGCTACGGCTTTCACGGCCTGTCCTACGAGTACATATGCTCCTATCTGAAGCAGGCTCATCCTGAAATCTATAAAGGCCGGTTAGTCGTCGCCCACCTCGGCAACGGCGCCTCCATGTGCGCTATTCGAGAAGGCCAGAGCATCGGCTCGACGATGGGTTTCACCGCGCTTGACGGCTTGCCGATGGGCACGCGCTGCGGCCAGCTCGATCCGGGCGTGGTGCTGTATCTGCTGACGACAAAGGGCATGAGCCCAGATGAGGTCTCCGACCTGCTGTACAAGCAGTCCGGGCTCAAGGGGCTTTCCGGCATCAGCCAGGACATGCGCACCTTGACGCAGAGCGACGATCCGAAAGCCGCCGAAGCCATCGATTATTTCGTCTTCCGCATCCGGCGGGAACTCGGAGGCATGGCCGCCGTTCTGAGCGGTCTCGACACAGTGGTCTTTACCGGTGGGATCGGCGAGAACGCTGCCCTGGTCCGTGAGAAGGTCTGTGCCGGTCAGGAATGGCTCGGTCTTGAAATCGACCCGGTCCGGAACGAGGCAGGAGTGGAAATGATCTCCACCGATACCTCCAGTATCAATGTACTGGTCATTCCGACCGACGAAGAGGCAATGATCCGGCGCCACACCGAACGGCTTCTGGGCAGCGCCGCCGCTGGTGCCTGACGATCGTTCAACCGCTGCAGGGTTCCTTCAGCGGCCTGCTGGATCCAGCAGCGTGGCGTAATCGTCCTCGTAAGTGCGCAGCACCGGACGGTAGTCGGCATGCACCACAGGCTCGAAACCGCCCGGCAGGTCTGGTTCGATAGCCAGATAGGCGTCGGGTGCTTCCCGGCGCATGTCCATCAACCCGGCCCTGAGACGCCGTTTCAACGCGTCAGGTAAATCCTTGCGCACACTGTGAGCGGAATAGGGGATCGGCGGCGAGCGCCAGACGATTTCCAGATCCTTGAAACCGCGCTCTCCCGAAACATAAAAATCATTGAGTGTTCCGGCCGTATAGCCATTCTTTGCCTCCCCCGCCAATGACGACCAGCCAAGGGTCGCATCGACACGGCCTTCCAGAACGGCGCGGAGGCCCTCAACAGGGTCCTTCACCTCAACAAGAGCGGTAAAATGCGCTCGGGCGTCAACACCGTCAGCCGCCAGATTGGCGAGCGGAACACGATAACCGGTCACGGAGTCGGTACCACCGACAGCAAGGCGCTTCCCCTTGAGGTCTGTCAGGGTTCCCTGCTCTGCGCCGCGCTTCGCGATCAGAATGGCGTAAAAGCGCGCCGGAAAATCATCCGGAGCGGCGGTGACCAACGGCTCAACGCAACTGCAGAGCTGATGCACGGCAGCATAAGCAGATGGTGAAAGGCGAGCATAGTCGATCTTTCCGGAAGCAAGCGCCTCAACAGCATCGGCCATGGTATCCATCAGAAAGAGGTCCACCGGCAGGTCGGCAATTTCCTCAAGAGCAAGGCGGAAAGGCTCCACCCGGTCGCGTGCTCCTTCATCTGCCGCTACGACAACACCGAGGCGCAGCCGATCGGGCATGGTCTCCGGATCCTGTGCACTGGCGGTGGCAGCGGTGAGAAAGACTGCCGCGAGAATGGGGGCCAGCCAGCGGAACAGGAGATTTACAAGTGCCATATTGCCGACATAACCTTCTGATGAAAATTGCAAAATTTTATCTCGCCTTTTGAACAACTTCCGCCAGAAAACCGGATCGACCACATGAACGATGCTATCACGACCGTCGTCTTCGATATAGGGAATGTCCTGATCGAATGGAATCCCGAATATCTCTATCGCGAGCTCATTCCCGATGACGATGCACGCGAAGACTTCCTGACGACGGTCTGCACAATGGAGTGGAACCTGCAGCAGGATCTTGGCCGACCCTGGGCGGAAGCCGTTGATGTTCTGTCCCGCCAGCATCCGGACAAGGCCGAGCTTATTGCCGCCTACAGCGAACGTTGGCACGACATGGTGCCCGGCGAAATTCCCGGTACGCCTGACATGCTTGCAGAGCTCAAGGCTCAGGGGACGCCCCTTTATGCAATTACCAATTTTTCAGAAGACAAGTTTGTCCAGGCCCAGGAACGGTTTCCGTTTCTGAAGACCAGCTTCCGTGACATCGTCGTCTCCGGCGCTGAAAAGGAAATCAAGCCCGGCCTGCGCATCTACGAAATCCTGCTGGAGCGAAACGGACTGACCGCCGCGCAATGCCTTTTCATCGATGACAGCGAGCGCAATGTCGAGGCTGCCAGAGAAGCCGGCATGTCAGCCCATCACTTCAAGGGGGCTGAGGGTCTGCGCGCGGAACTGAAACAGCTTGGTCTGCTGAACGGGTAATTGCCACGAGGAAGCGGCCAATATCAGGGAGGCAGCAAGGCCGCCTCTCAGGATCCGTCGCACTCAAGTCCCGGCGAAGAGGTCTTACCCCTCGAAGCCTTCAAGCACATTGACGCAATTGGTGCCCAGTGCGTCGACCGCATAGCCGCCTTCCATCAGGAAGATGGTCGGAACGCCGACCTTGGCGAGCCTCTGGCCAAGCCGGATGTAGTCTTCACTCTTGAACTTGAAGCCGGAGATCGGATCGTTCTCGTAGCAATCCATGCCAAGTGAGACGATCAACGCTTCTGGCTTGTAAACCAGCAGCCAACGGCAGGCTTCCTCGAGTGCCGGTGTGTAGCGGTCCCAATCGGTGCCGAGCGGCAAAGGCCAGTTACGGGTGAACCCAGTACCGGCATGTTCACCGGTTTCGTCCGCAAACCCGAGAAAATAGGGATATTCGTGTTTAGGGTCGGCATGGATCGACAGGAACAGGATGTCCGGCCGGTCATAGAACAGCGCCTGGGTGCCATTGCCATGGTGGTAGTCGACATCCAGGATCGCGATGCGATGCAGTCCGTAGTCCCTAAGATACTGCGCCGCGACAGCAGCGTTGTTGAAAAAGCAGTATCCACCGAAGAAGTCATAGCCCGCGTGGTGTCCCGGTGGCCGGCAAAGCGCGAAAGCCGATTTCTCGCCATCGAGAAGCAGGCGGGCCGCAGTCAGGGCCGTGTCGGCTGACGCCCGCGCCGCCTTGTAGGTGTTTTCGCCGAGCGGCGTACCGGCATCCATCGAGTACCGTCCGAGCAGGCCGTCGATATGTTCGACCTGAACATCCTGACGCAGGCTGCGGATGGGCCAGACAAAGGGAAAGGCTTCGCGCGACCGCCCTGCGGCCGTCCATTTTGCCCAGAAGCTTTCCAGAAACGAAACGTATTCGGGGGCGTGCACCCGGTGCAGCGGACGGACGGGAAATTCCTCCGGCGCAACGATTTCACCGACATTGCGCTCCCGGACGGTCTTGAGCACGATTTCGGCGCGGCTCGGGATCTCGACAGCAGGCTTCAGTTCGCCGTCTGATATTTCCTGCGCCGGTGCATGCGCGAGCTGGGTGTTTGAAAAAACCGTCTTCACGAGTTGCCCCCAAGTCCCCTGTTGTCTCACACAGCAGCGCTAATGTAACCCATTTCAGGAAAAACGGAATTCCGTAACATGAGTATAAGTCTCTGAGGGCTGTAACAAAACCGGTGTGAACCCGTCGTGATTGACGCTGTCCGGCCATCGCTGCGCTTCAAGACACAGCCCGGCATGGGCCCCATAGTGTCTGCCGTCCAGCCCGGGAACCGTCACCGAGATCCGCTGCGCATCATAAAGCTGCAGGCCGGGTTCGCTCGTCCAGACTTCCATGCGGCGATTGCCGGAACCGTCTTCGAGGGCAGCAGCGAATTCCACGCCCTCGCGTGGTGCATCCGCAAGGCAGAAGTTGTGATCGAAGACCACGTTCTCCTCACCCGCCTTGCGCCGCAGTTTGCGTCCGTCGCGGAAGTCGTATGGCGTCCAGGCCACGTTGCGGATCTCACCGGTCGGGATCAGCGCCTCGTCCACGGGCAGATAGGTCTCCGCAGCGATTTCCAGCGTATGGTCCAGAATATTGCTGCTGCCATCCAGATTGAAATAGGCGTGCTGAGTGAGATTGACCGGCGTCGTCTTGTCGGTGGTTGCGGTGATTTTCAGACGCAGCGCACCGGTGCCGGTCAATGTATAGCGGGCAAGCACCTCCACCCGGCCCGGATACCCCATGTCGCCATCTTCGGAGACAAGCTTCAGCAGGACACTGGCCTTGTCGTGCTGCTCTACCTGCCAGACCCTGCTGGAGAAGCCGAGCGAGCCGCCATGAAGGTGGTTGATACCGCGTTCGTTCTGGTCGAGTTGATAGGTGACCCCGTCTATCGTCATCCGGCCACCGCCGATCCGGTTGGCGCAGCGCCCGGCAATCACGCCGAAATAGGGCGAATGATCCAGATAGCTCTGGAGATCGTCAAAGCCCAGCACCACCGTCTCACCATCGACCTTGAGGTCGCGGATAATCGCTCCAAGGGTGAGAATGGAGGCAGCCAGAGACCCTTTTGCCAGCGTAATTTCCTGGACAACGGTCCCGTCTGGCAGAACCCCAAATTCCTTGATCATGAAAGTCTCCGGCGAGAAGGCGGCAGGATGCGCAAAAGGCGGCGGAACTATCCGCCGCCTTTCGTCAATCGGTCAAGTGGTCAGAGCGTTTGGTTGTAGTCGCCCACTTCCGAGTTCTCGCGCAGGACGCCGTCGACAGCCTTGAACATGGCGTGGAGCCGGTCTTCCGAAAC includes these proteins:
- a CDS encoding acetate/propionate family kinase, translated to MDPVILVLNSGSSSIKFTLYSGDTVQLKGQISGLGAQPHISLASRVSDTRVDRQLSADEGKSHGASLAALLPVLEQELAGRSVDAVGHRVVHGGVTHTEPVRLTAEILEDLKALEPLAPLHQPHNLAGITAAREAFPEAMQVACFDTAFHRSHPWVNDTFALPRPLYDEGVRRYGFHGLSYEYICSYLKQAHPEIYKGRLVVAHLGNGASMCAIREGQSIGSTMGFTALDGLPMGTRCGQLDPGVVLYLLTTKGMSPDEVSDLLYKQSGLKGLSGISQDMRTLTQSDDPKAAEAIDYFVFRIRRELGGMAAVLSGLDTVVFTGGIGENAALVREKVCAGQEWLGLEIDPVRNEAGVEMISTDTSSINVLVIPTDEEAMIRRHTERLLGSAAAGA
- the phnD gene encoding phosphate/phosphite/phosphonate ABC transporter substrate-binding protein, with amino-acid sequence MALVNLLFRWLAPILAAVFLTAATASAQDPETMPDRLRLGVVVAADEGARDRVEPFRLALEEIADLPVDLFLMDTMADAVEALASGKIDYARLSPSAYAAVHQLCSCVEPLVTAAPDDFPARFYAILIAKRGAEQGTLTDLKGKRLAVGGTDSVTGYRVPLANLAADGVDARAHFTALVEVKDPVEGLRAVLEGRVDATLGWSSLAGEAKNGYTAGTLNDFYVSGERGFKDLEIVWRSPPIPYSAHSVRKDLPDALKRRLRAGLMDMRREAPDAYLAIEPDLPGGFEPVVHADYRPVLRTYEDDYATLLDPAGR
- a CDS encoding HAD family hydrolase — its product is MNDAITTVVFDIGNVLIEWNPEYLYRELIPDDDAREDFLTTVCTMEWNLQQDLGRPWAEAVDVLSRQHPDKAELIAAYSERWHDMVPGEIPGTPDMLAELKAQGTPLYAITNFSEDKFVQAQERFPFLKTSFRDIVVSGAEKEIKPGLRIYEILLERNGLTAAQCLFIDDSERNVEAAREAGMSAHHFKGAEGLRAELKQLGLLNG
- a CDS encoding histone deacetylase family protein; translation: MKTVFSNTQLAHAPAQEISDGELKPAVEIPSRAEIVLKTVRERNVGEIVAPEEFPVRPLHRVHAPEYVSFLESFWAKWTAAGRSREAFPFVWPIRSLRQDVQVEHIDGLLGRYSMDAGTPLGENTYKAARASADTALTAARLLLDGEKSAFALCRPPGHHAGYDFFGGYCFFNNAAVAAQYLRDYGLHRIAILDVDYHHGNGTQALFYDRPDILFLSIHADPKHEYPYFLGFADETGEHAGTGFTRNWPLPLGTDWDRYTPALEEACRWLLVYKPEALIVSLGMDCYENDPISGFKFKSEDYIRLGQRLAKVGVPTIFLMEGGYAVDALGTNCVNVLEGFEG
- a CDS encoding aldose epimerase family protein, whose translation is MIKEFGVLPDGTVVQEITLAKGSLAASILTLGAIIRDLKVDGETVVLGFDDLQSYLDHSPYFGVIAGRCANRIGGGRMTIDGVTYQLDQNERGINHLHGGSLGFSSRVWQVEQHDKASVLLKLVSEDGDMGYPGRVEVLARYTLTGTGALRLKITATTDKTTPVNLTQHAYFNLDGSSNILDHTLEIAAETYLPVDEALIPTGEIRNVAWTPYDFRDGRKLRRKAGEENVVFDHNFCLADAPREGVEFAAALEDGSGNRRMEVWTSEPGLQLYDAQRISVTVPGLDGRHYGAHAGLCLEAQRWPDSVNHDGFTPVLLQPSETYTHVTEFRFS